The segment ACCGCGATCATGCGCACCCAGCAGATCCTGCTGGCCCGGATCGAGGGCGTGTTGAAGCCGTTCGGCCTGACGTTTGCCCGTTACGAGCTCTTGGCGCTGCTCAGCTTCGCCCGTAGCGGGGCGCTGCCCATGAACAAAGCCAGCGCGCTGCTCCAGGTGCATCCGACGTCGGTGACCAACGCCGTGGACCGCCTCGAAAAGGCTGCCTTGGTGGTGCGCTCCCCGCACCCCACCGACGGGCGCACCACGCTGATCGAGCTCACCTCGGAGGGGCGCACCCTCGCGAAGCGCGCGACGACGGCGCTCAACACCGAAGTGTTCGGCCAGTCCGGATTCGGTGACGAAGACGTCGAGCACCTCATCCGCGTCCTGGGAGACTTCCGCAAGGCGGCCGGAGACTTCACCGACTGATCCCCACGGCCCCTCCCGCTTCACGCATTGTCCATATTTCGAGATATACATATCAAATAATGAGACCGTGCGTAGCATTGGGGCCATGCAGAGTTCCGCGATGGGCCCCTTTGTCGATCTCGAATGGTGGTCCCAAAACCGCCGCCGCGTGGTGCTCGCCGATGTGCGCTGGTACCTCGACGGGCGCTCCGGGCGGGAGGCGTACGACGGAGGGCACCTCCCCGGGGCGGTCTTTATTGACCTGGATCGATGGCTCTCGGCTGAGGGATCGCCACTCGAAGGAAGAAACCCGCTCCCTGCTCCGCATGACTTTGCCCTCGGGATGCGGGAAGCGGGAATCAGCGACGACGACATCGTGGTGGCGTACGACGACGCCGGCGGGGTCATCGCCGCACGCTTGGTCTGGATGCTGCGCGCCACAGGCCACAGCTCAGCCATTCTGGATGGCGGGCTCGCCAGCTACGAAGGTCCCCTGGAAACCAAGCCTCCTTCGAGGGCCGCCGGTGATTTCACCGCACAACCGTGGCCCGGAAACCGCCTGGCGGAGATCCACGAACTCTCAATCGAAGCAAACCTCGCGGTGGACGCACGCAACCGCGACCGCTTCGAAGGCAAGCAGGACCCCATCGATCCAAGGCCCGGGCATGTGCCCGGCGCGAGGAACGTCCCGTGCAGGGAGAACCTGGACCCCTCCGGGAAACTGCGCAGCAAGGCCGAGTTGCTGCGCATCTTCGCCGCGGCAGGCATCTCGTCTGCAGAGAACGTGATCAGCTATTGCGGCTCCGGAGTAACGGCTTGCCACAATCTCCTGGCCTTGGAATATGCCGGCCTTGGGCACGGCCGGCTCTTCACGGGCGGGTGGTCCCAATACGGCCACGCCCTCGAATTCCCGGTGGAACTCGGACCCGCGTAGCAGGCCCGAGGCTCAGCGGTGCTTGAACTCCGGCTGGCGCTTCTCGGTGAACGCGGACATGCCTTCCTTCTGGTCCTCGGTGGCGAATAATGAGTGGAAGATTCGACGCTCAAACAACACGCCCTGGGACAGCCCGGTTTCAAACGCGGCGTTGACGGCCTCCTTGGCAACCATGGCAACCGGCTTGGACTTGGAGGCGATGACCTCAGCGGCCCCGAGGGCTTCTTCCACGACGGCATCTGCCGGGACGACGCGGGAAACGAGTCCTGCGCGCTCGGCCTCATCGGCATCCATGAACCGCCCAGTGAGGACCATGTCCATTGCTTTGGCCTTGCCCACGGCACGGGTCAGCCGCTGCGAGCCACCCATGCCGGGAATGACACCAAGGTTGATCTCCGGCTGGCCGAACTTGGCGTTATCCCCGGCAATGATGAGATCGCACATCATAGCCAGTTCGCAGCCACCGCCCAGGGCAAAACCGGACACCGCGGCAATCACGGGAATGCGCAAGCGCGTGAAGTCTTCCCAGCCCCGGAACCAGTCGTCGGCGTACATGTCCATGTACCCCTTGGATGCCATCTCCTTGATGTCGGCGCCGGCCGCGAAGGCCTTCCCGGAGCCAGTGATCACCACGGCGCCCACGGCGGGGTCGGCGTCCATGGCGGAGACGGCTGCCACGAGCTCATCCATCGTGGCCTTGTTCAATGCATTCAGCGCCTTGGGCCGGTTCAGGGTCACCAGGCCCACGCGTCCACGGAGTTCCACCAGGATGTTTTCGTACTGCTGCGCCAAGCCGTGCCCCTTTTGTCAGTTGTTCAAGATAGTCGGTTGCTCAAGGTTGCACGGGAAAGTCCGCCAAGGCTACTTGGCGGACTTGTCCCGAATGTCCGTGATGATGCCGGAGAAGTCGCGCCCGGCGCCACCCTCGGCTGCGAAAGCGTCGTAAATCTGCGATGCCAAGTGCCCCATCTGTCCGTCTACTCCGGTGCTCTCGAGCGCGTTGACTGCGAGCCGGAGGTCCTTCGCCATGAGCGCTCCGGCGAATCCCGGTTGGTAGTCGCGATTGGCCGGGCTGGTAGGGACCGGTCCTGGAACGGGGCAGTTGGTGGTCAGCGCCCAGCATTGTCCCGAGGCGTTGGAGGCGACGTCGAACAGGGCCTGGTGCGTGAGACCCAGCTTCTCGCCGAGCACGAATGCCTCGCTGACGGCGATCATGGAGATGCCCAGGATCATGTTGTTGCAGACCTTGGCGGCCTGCCCGGCACCGTGGTCCCCGCAGTGCACGATCCTCCGGCCCATGAGCTCCAGGATCGGTTTCACGGTGTCGAAGTCCTCGCGCAAGGCCCCCACCATGAAGGTCAGGGTTCCGGCCTCGGCACCCACCACACCGCCGGACACGGGCGCGTCCACGGAACGGTGGCCGGCTTCCAAAGCAATGGCCGCGGCCTCCCGGGCCTCGTCGACGTTGATGGTGGAGCAGTCCAGGAACAGCGTGTCCGGCGCCGCAAGCGAGAGCAGGCCCGGCGCTCCGTCCGCTCCCCGGTAAGCGTCCAACACGTGCTTGCCGCTCGGCAGCATGGTCAGGACCACAGAGGCGCCGGCAACGGCTTCCCCGGCGGATTCCACCGTGGCAATGCCGTGTTCACGAGCCGCCTCCAGCGCTGCCGGAACCGGATCGTATGCAACCACTTGATGACCCGCTTTGACAAGGTT is part of the Arthrobacter methylotrophus genome and harbors:
- a CDS encoding MarR family transcriptional regulator, with amino-acid sequence MGSPLPRDPIADAQRNWERHGWGEVAAPMAAITAIMRTQQILLARIEGVLKPFGLTFARYELLALLSFARSGALPMNKASALLQVHPTSVTNAVDRLEKAALVVRSPHPTDGRTTLIELTSEGRTLAKRATTALNTEVFGQSGFGDEDVEHLIRVLGDFRKAAGDFTD
- a CDS encoding sulfurtransferase, with amino-acid sequence MQSSAMGPFVDLEWWSQNRRRVVLADVRWYLDGRSGREAYDGGHLPGAVFIDLDRWLSAEGSPLEGRNPLPAPHDFALGMREAGISDDDIVVAYDDAGGVIAARLVWMLRATGHSSAILDGGLASYEGPLETKPPSRAAGDFTAQPWPGNRLAEIHELSIEANLAVDARNRDRFEGKQDPIDPRPGHVPGARNVPCRENLDPSGKLRSKAELLRIFAAAGISSAENVISYCGSGVTACHNLLALEYAGLGHGRLFTGGWSQYGHALEFPVELGPA
- a CDS encoding enoyl-CoA hydratase — its product is MAQQYENILVELRGRVGLVTLNRPKALNALNKATMDELVAAVSAMDADPAVGAVVITGSGKAFAAGADIKEMASKGYMDMYADDWFRGWEDFTRLRIPVIAAVSGFALGGGCELAMMCDLIIAGDNAKFGQPEINLGVIPGMGGSQRLTRAVGKAKAMDMVLTGRFMDADEAERAGLVSRVVPADAVVEEALGAAEVIASKSKPVAMVAKEAVNAAFETGLSQGVLFERRIFHSLFATEDQKEGMSAFTEKRQPEFKHR
- the mmsB gene encoding 3-hydroxyisobutyrate dehydrogenase, with translation MSENAASGTIAFLGLGHMGGPMAVNLVKAGHQVVAYDPVPAALEAAREHGIATVESAGEAVAGASVVLTMLPSGKHVLDAYRGADGAPGLLSLAAPDTLFLDCSTINVDEAREAAAIALEAGHRSVDAPVSGGVVGAEAGTLTFMVGALREDFDTVKPILELMGRRIVHCGDHGAGQAAKVCNNMILGISMIAVSEAFVLGEKLGLTHQALFDVASNASGQCWALTTNCPVPGPVPTSPANRDYQPGFAGALMAKDLRLAVNALESTGVDGQMGHLASQIYDAFAAEGGAGRDFSGIITDIRDKSAK